In Aspergillus fumigatus Af293 chromosome 2, whole genome shotgun sequence, a genomic segment contains:
- a CDS encoding thiamine transporter TPC1 gives MSAGGEHLKDEVRLALKDPADSDIEHSIQIITREKGTRRQVVLSGGIAGLVSRFCVAPLDVVKIRLQLQIHSLSDPASHHDVVGPIYKGTLSTMRTIIKQEGITGLWKGNIPAELMYVCYGALQFTAYRTTTQILAQLDPHRLPPALESFVSGAVAGGLATASTYPLDLLRTRFAAQGTERIYTSLLASVRDIARSEGPAGFFRGCSAAVGQIVPYMGLFFATYESLRPVLSGLENMPFGSGDAAAGVIASVLAKSGVFPLDLVRKRLQVQGPTRTLYVHRNIPEYRGVFSTIAMIVRTQGVRGLYRGLTVSLIKAAPASAITMWTYERSLKLLRDFRVAE, from the exons ATGTCGGCCGGGGGCGAACACCTCAAGGATGAGGTACGTCTGGCCTTAAAAGACCCCGCTGATAGCGATATTGAGCATTCAATCCAAATAATAACACGAGAAAAGGGCACACGACGTCAAGTCGTTCTCTCAGGTGGAATCGCCGGGCTGGTCTCGCG ATTCTGCGTCGCCCCTCTAGACGTCGTCAAGATCCGCCTCCAACTACAGATCCACTCCCTCTCCGACCCGGCCTCCCACCATGATGTAGTCGGTCCTATATACAAGGGGACCCTTTCCACCATGAGGACGATCATCAAGCAAGAAGGGATAACA GGCCTCTGGAAAGGCAACATTCCCGCCGAACTCATGTACGTCTGCTACGGCGCCCTACAGTTCACAGCCTATCGCACCACAACCCAAATTCTCGCACAACTCGATCCGCACCGTCTCCCGCCCGCCCTGGAATCTTTCGTCTCGGGCGCTGTAGCCGGCGGCCTCGCTACGGCGTCGACGTATCCACTCGACCTGCTGCGAACGCGCTTCGCGGCCCAGGGCACCGAGCGCATCTATACCTCGCTGCTGGCGTCGGTGCGGGACATTGCGCGGAGTGAAGGGCCGGCGGGATTCTTCCGCGGCTGCAGTGCGGCGGTCGGCCAGATCGTCCCGTATATGGGGCTGTTTTTCGCGACATATGAGTCGTTGAGACCGGTGCTGTCCGGGCTGGAAAACATGCCGTTCGGGTCCGGTGATGCCGCTGCAGGAGTGATTGCCAGTGTTCTGGCCAAGAGCGGGGTGTTTCCGCTTGACCTCGTGCGAAAGCGACTCCAGGTCCAGGGCCCAACGCGCACACTGTATGTGCATCGCAATATCCCCGAATACCGCGGCGTATTTAGCACCATCGCTATGATAGTGCGTACCCAGGGAGTCCGGGGCCTCTACCGGGGACTGACGGTTAGCTTGATCAAGGCCGCACCAGCAAGTGCCATCACCATGTGGACTTACGAGCGATCGTTAAAACTCCTCCGCGACTTCCGCGTCGCTGAATGA
- a CDS encoding tubulin alpha chain, with product MRGEVCHIHIGQAGTQLGNSAWELYLLEHGLKADGRLDPEVPESHNNGGSFETFFTETNSGKYVPRSIFVDLDPSPIDEIRTGTYRQLFHPELLISGKEDAANNYARGHYTVGKELVDSVVDRVRRVADNCNSLQGFLIFHSFGGGTGSGFGALLLERLSTEYGKKSKLEFSIYPSPRVSTAVVEPYNAVLSTHSTIENSDCTFLVDNEAVYDICRRNLDIPRPSYEHLNRLIAQVVSSITSSLRFDGALNVDLTEFQTNLVPFPRIHYPLISYAPVVSSNRSSHESFKVQDLTFQCFEPNNQMVVCDPRNGKYMAVALLYRGDVVPRDCTQAVAALKAKASFNLVEWCPTGFKLGINYQKPVRVPDSELAPVDRSVSMLSNTTSIAEAWGRLDHKFDLMYSKRAFVHWYVGEGMEEGEFSEAREDLAALEKDYEEVANDGMEPEEEGVEY from the exons ATGCGAGGCGAG GTTTGCCATATCCATATTGGCCAGGCTGGTACTCAGCTTGGTAACAGTGCCTGGGAACT GTACCTCCTAGAGCATGGTCTCAAGGCTGATGGTCGTCTCGATCCGGAGGTGCCTGAATCACACAACAACGGAGGCTCCTTTGAAACCTTCTTCACCGAGACGAACAGCGGCAAATACGTACCTCGCTCCATCTTCGTTGACCTTGATCCATCG CCTATTGACGAGATCCGCACTGGCACTTACcgccagctcttccaccCCGAACTCTTGATCAGTGGAAAGGAAGATGCCGCCAACAACT ATGCTCGCGGTCATTATACCGTTGGCAAGGAACTCGTGGATAGTGTCGTTGATCGAGTTCGTCGCGTTGCCG ACAACTGCAACTCGTTGCAGGGGTTCTTGATTTTCCACTCCTTCGGCGGCGGTACCGGTTCTGGTTTTGGTGCACTGCTCCTGGAGCGCCTTTCGACCGAATATGGCAAAAAATCCAAGCTGGAGTTCTCCATCTACCCCTCCCCCCGCGTGTCGACTGCCGTTGTTGAACCCTACAATGCCGTCTTGTCCACCCACAGCACGATTGAGAACTCTGACTGCACCTTTTTGGTTGACAACGAAGCTGTTTACGACATCTGCCGTCGCAACTTGGACATTCCCCGCCCCAGCTACGAACACCTGAACCGTCTGATTGCGCAGGTAGTCAGCTCTATCACCTCGAGTCTCCGATTCGATGGCGCACTCAATGTCGATTTGACTGAGTTCCAGACAAATCTGGTGCCATTCCCTCGAATCCACTATCCCCTGATCTCATATGCGCCCGTAGTTTCGAGCAACCGCAGTTCCCATGAGAGCTTCAAGGTGCAGGATCTTACCTTCCAGT GCTTTGAGCCCAACAACCAGATGGTCGTCTGCGATCCTCGTAACGGCAAGTACATGGCCGTTGCCCTTCTGTACCGGGGTGATGTCGTTCCCCGCGACTGCACTCAAGCGGTTGCTGCCCTCAAGGCAAAGGCATCCTTCAACCTGGTCGAATGGTGCCCCACCGGCTTCAAGCTGGGTATCAACTATCAAAAGCCAGTGCGTGTTCCCGACAGCGAGCTGGCCCCCGTCGACCGCTCCGTCAGCATGTTGTCCAATACCACGTCTATTGCCGAGGCGTGGGGTCGTCTCGATCACAAGTTCGACCTCATGTACTCGAAGCGTGCCTTTGTGCACTGGTATGTGGGTGAAGGTATGGAGGAGGGCGAGTTCTCCGAGGCTCGTGAGGACCTGGCCGCTTTGGAGAAGGACTATGAGGAGGTCGCCAATGATGGTATGGAACCAGAGGAGGAAGGGGTCGAGTACTAA
- a CDS encoding Mechanosensitive ion channel family yields the protein MSTPVEEHPAPRYIDEKKKERLDDVDVSASDDGTYVHDGSAVSNHNHLRVDTSYDDTQRLPLRSPSAARERSLRLEDDLALLEAERVASRSTHEEMEKGSKAESISRIRSHRSRNVDEFDEATNPLHEKAAVYNPPENPNTKISKFIKKVHESSFIVRYITYIVPLVVILLIPLLVGALAFPDANVGGVSLLWFSVWLEIVWLTLWAGRIVAKFIPIPVGLLASIFTNNAKKWRDLAKQLELHATLFFWWLGVEISFLPTMKNHHVDGNSATRRWENSVNKIIISIFVWTILNLIEKIIIQLIAISFHLRTYADRIEINKFQIGSLTKLYAFSKAKIEADDDEFEEKNDQSGSGTKTPLRVPMQYAGKAQRIAKGALNKVTDVAGAVAADFTGRKATSSSHPYQVVLTLLRTTTGCQVLARRLYRTFVRDGFETVFSGDLKEAFDNNEEAEAAFTMFDKDMNGDISMEELEAVCVEIGRERKSITASLKDLDSVVSRLDNVLEFFVIVIALIVFLSLISTSAAGVLTSAGSSILALSWLFSATAQEFLQSVIFVFVKHPFDVGDRVTIYGNAGDAGLGDDYFVKQISLLYTEFKKMQGHVVQAPNSYLNTLFILNQRRSGALAEAVPIVIKYGTTLEQIDALRQRLLEFVRSEKREFQTNILTEMRQVTENFSVTLNVVFFYKSNWQNEGLRLQRRNKFICMLMIALQEIGIEGPRMNLQGASVDFPVHVRYNGNNQQFAPPPGTSDGRPPATPLSEKEDHDQPGTGTSNRHPSILRKGMNTAAARARGESISRKHVDFSLGMRDVSSMDVMGDVFEGRGRRVDEVVRLANRENDERRIQEVEEEGEEERWSRASLSKTRTSNSGPSVRAATGSDGRRSTDSHGGHSISSISRSRFFHHRTHPVQEQEDMMEQGRSDIGPALSQIRTISPSARSTDDRGSTINRQPTGH from the exons ATGTCCACCCCCGTCGAGGAGCACCCTGCTCCTAGATATATAgacgaaaagaaaaaagagaggttggatgatgttgacgtCTCCGCGTCCGATGATGGCACCTATGTCCATGATGGCTCTGCCGTCAGTAACCACAATCACCTCAGGGTTGACACCTCCTACGATGACACCCAGAGATTACCCCTGCGCTCACCTTCGGCCGCGCGAGAACGATCCCTGCGTCTAGAGGATGACCTGGCTTTGCTTGAGGCGGAGCGTGTCGCATCTCGTTCGACCCatgaggagatggaaaaggGAAGCAAGGCGGAGTCTATCTCGCGAATCCGTTCGCATCGCTCGCGCAATGTCGACGAATTTGACGAAGCCACAAATCCACTGCACGAGAAGGCCGCCGTTTACAACCCGCCTGAAAATCCAAATACGAAGATTTCCAAGTTCATTAAGAAGGTTCACGAGTCGAGTTTCATCGTTCGCTATATCACCTATATCGTCCCGCTGGTTGTGATCCTTCTCATTCCCTTACTTGTTGGGGCTTTGGCCTTTCCTGATGCCAATGTTGGAGGTGTCTCTCTGCTTTGGTTCTCCGTCTGGCTAGAGATTGTCTGGTTGACACTTTGGGCCGGTAGA ATTGTGGCTAAATTCATTCCTATCCCTGTGGGATTACTTGCGAGCATCTTCACCAACAATGCAAAAAAATGGCGTGACTTGGCTAAGCAGCTGGAGCTTCATGCAACGCTCTTCTTCTGGTGGTTGGGCGTGGAAATTTCGTTCTTGCCCACTATGAAGAATCACCACGTTGATGGAAATTCCGCCACCCGCCGTTGGGAAAACTCTGTAaacaagatcatcatctccattttCGTCTGGACCATCTTGAACCTTATCGAAAAGATAATCATTCAACTCATCGCTATCAGCTTCCACTTGCGTACCTATGCTGATCGGATTGAAATCAATAAGTTCCAGATTGGCAGTCTCACCAAGCTATATGCCTTTTCAAAAGCAAAAATCGaggctgatgatgacgaatTCGAGGAGAAAAATGATCAGAGTGGCAGCGGCACCAAGACACCGTTGCGCGTTCCCATGCAATATGCCGGAAAGGCGCAGCGTATTGCCAAGGGCGCCCTGAACAAAGTCACGGATGTGGCGGGTGCAGTCGCTGCTGATTTCACCGGCCGCAAGGCTACAAGCAGCAGCCACCCCTACCAGGTTGTTTTGACCCTGCTGCGCACCACTACCGGCTGTCAGGTTCTGGCAAGGCGGCTCTACCGCACTTTTGTGCGAGATGGGTTTGAAACCGTGTTTTCCGGGGATTTGAAAGAGGCATTCGACAACAACGAGGAAGCTGAGGCCGCATTCACCATGTTCGACAAGGATATGAATGGCGATATCTCCATGGAAGAGCTAGAGGCAGTCTGTGTGGAGATCGGACGGGAGCGTAAATCGATCACTGCATCTCTGAAAGATCTCGATTCGGTCGTATCAAGACTTGACAATGTGCTGGagttcttcgtcatcgtcatcgcgctcattgtcttcttgtCGCTGATCTCCACATCGGCCGCTGGTGTTCTTACCTCTGCAGGCTCCAGTATCCTTGCATTGTCCTGGTTGTTCTCCGCCACTGCTCAAGAATTTCTCCAATCAGTCATTTTCGTTTTCGTCAAGCACCCCTTCGACGTGGGAGACCGTGTCACTATCTACGGTAACGCCGGAGATGCTGGCCTTGGTGACGACTACTTTGTCAAGCAGATCTCCCTCCTGTATACCGAGTTCAAGAAGATGCAGGGCCACGTCGTCCAGGCGCCCAACAGTTATCTCAATACTCTCTTCATCCTGAACCAACGTCGCTCGGGCGCTCTCGCCGAAGCCGTCCCCATCGTAATCAAATACGGGACGACGCTCGAACAGATCGACGCGCTGCGCCAACGCTTGCTGGAGTTTGTCCGCAGCGAAAAACGCGAATTCCAGACCAACATCCTCACCGAAATGCGCCAAGTCACCGAAAACTTCTCGGTGACTCTCAACGTCGTCTTTTTCTACAAGTCCAACTGGCAGAATGAAGGCCTGCGTCTGCAACGCCGCAACAAGTTTATCTGCATGCTCATGATCGCCCTGCAGGAGATCGGCATCGAGGGCCCGCGCATGAACCTCCAGGGTGCGAGCGTGGACTTCCCCGTTCACGTTCGCTACAACGGCAACAACCAACAATTCGCTCCCCCACCCGGTACTAGCGATGGCCGGCCCCCAGCTACGCCTCTCAGCGAAAAGGAGGACCACGACCAGCCAGGCACCGGCACCTCCAATCGCCACCCCTCGATCCTCCGCAAAGGGATGAACACCGCTGCCGCGCGCGCCCGTGGCGAATCAATCTCCCGCAAACACGTTGACTTCTCACTCGGCATGCGTGACGTCTCCTCGATGGATGTCATGGGCGATGTCTTTGAAGGCCGCGGCCGCCGCGTTGACGAAGTTGTCCGCCTCGCGAACCGCGAAAATGACGAACGGCGCATCCAGGAagtagaggaggagggagaagaagagcgcTGGAGCCGCGCCTCATTGTCCAAGACCCGCACTTCCAACTCCGGCCCCAGCGTCCGCGCCGCCACCGGCTCCGATGGCCGCCGTTCTACTGACTCCCACGGTGGCCACagcatctcctccatcagcCGCAGCCGCTTCTTCCACCATCGCACACACCCCGTCCAAGAGCAAGAGGACATGATGGAACAGGGGCGGTCTGACATCGGCCCGGCGCTGTCGCAGATCCGCACCATTTCACCTTCTGCTCGCTCGACAGACGACCGGGGTAGCACTATCAACCGGCAACCGACAGGACATTGA